In Lewinellaceae bacterium, a single window of DNA contains:
- a CDS encoding DUF4143 domain-containing protein encodes MSSSYLYKDILELAKIRNPKAIYDLLRLLAYQIGSTVSLNELGRQLEMSKDTVASYVDLLEKAFVLFRLSGFSRNLRKEVVKMDKIFFYDLGIRNAVIDNFNELDRRTDTGQIWENFLIIERIKATSYQKQFANRYFWRTYTGAELDYVEESGGRLNGYEFKARRKNKLSILACTFCAMLRCSSLR; translated from the coding sequence TTGAGCAGTTCCTACCTTTACAAAGACATTCTGGAACTGGCGAAAATAAGGAACCCCAAAGCCATCTACGACCTGCTTCGCCTTTTAGCTTATCAGATAGGGTCCACCGTGTCGCTTAATGAACTGGGCCGGCAGTTGGAAATGAGTAAAGATACGGTTGCCAGCTATGTCGATCTCCTGGAAAAAGCATTTGTGCTCTTCCGGCTGTCGGGATTCAGCCGCAACTTGCGCAAGGAAGTGGTTAAAATGGACAAGATTTTCTTTTATGACCTAGGCATCCGAAATGCCGTGATTGATAATTTCAACGAATTGGATCGCCGCACCGATACCGGCCAAATTTGGGAAAACTTCCTGATTATCGAGCGAATTAAGGCCACCTCTTATCAAAAACAATTTGCCAACCGCTATTTTTGGAGGACGTACACCGGGGCAGAGTTGGATTATGTGGAAGAGAGTGGCGGCCGGTTGAACGGCTATGAGTTTAAGGCACGACGAAAGAATAAACTGTCCATTCTGGCTTGTACTTTTTGCGCCATGCTGCGTTGCTCATCACTCAGGTAG
- a CDS encoding beta-N-acetylhexosaminidase, whose translation MMPAKPHNAYKILLPALLFFLAAILACTAEPPTPKDLSKERLIPKPVSLTATGSSFRLTEKTGIYVQSPASAPSELTRIGQYLADHLKPATGFALPVIATDEAPPAGHIYLAISGGDTELGEEGYELNITEEQVKLSANTPAGLFRGLQTARQLLPAAIELKELQPGPWEIATGTIRDYPTYAHRGAMLDVSRHFFGVEDVKRYIGLIAFYKLNVLHLHLSDDQGWRIEIKSWPRLATYGGSTEVGGGEGGYYTQEQYADIVQYAQDRYITIIPEIDMPGHTNAALASYPELNCDGKAPELYTGTEVGFSTLCTDKDITYQFVDDVVRELAALTPGPYFHIGGDESHVTKEKDYIYFVNRVQDIVQAHGKQMIGWDEITLASLKPGSVAQFWANADHAKAAVEQGVKIIMSPATKAYLDMQYDSTTTLGLHWAAYVEVDSAYIWDPAAFVDGVSKEDILGIESPLWSETVTNMDEIEYLVFPRLAGHAEIGWTPASGRNWEEYKVRLGHHRARFEAMGVDYYPSALVPWMEANAVSEEKPLRD comes from the coding sequence ATGATGCCAGCAAAACCGCACAATGCATATAAAATCTTGCTTCCGGCTCTTCTCTTCTTTCTGGCAGCCATACTCGCCTGCACGGCTGAACCGCCAACCCCCAAAGACCTCTCCAAAGAGCGCCTCATCCCCAAGCCGGTTTCGCTCACCGCGACCGGCAGTTCCTTTCGGCTGACGGAAAAGACGGGCATCTACGTGCAAAGCCCTGCTTCGGCGCCCAGTGAATTAACCCGGATTGGCCAGTACCTGGCGGATCATCTGAAGCCCGCTACCGGTTTCGCCCTGCCCGTCATTGCAACCGATGAGGCCCCGCCGGCCGGCCATATTTACCTGGCCATCTCCGGCGGCGATACGGAGTTGGGAGAAGAAGGCTACGAGTTGAACATCACAGAAGAGCAGGTGAAGTTGAGCGCCAACACGCCCGCCGGGCTGTTCCGGGGCCTGCAAACGGCCCGGCAGTTGCTGCCGGCGGCCATTGAACTTAAAGAACTGCAACCCGGCCCCTGGGAAATAGCCACCGGAACCATCCGCGATTATCCCACGTACGCTCACCGCGGGGCTATGCTCGATGTTTCCCGCCATTTTTTTGGCGTGGAAGACGTGAAGCGCTACATCGGCCTGATTGCTTTTTATAAACTAAATGTGCTGCACCTGCACCTATCCGACGACCAAGGGTGGCGCATCGAGATCAAATCCTGGCCCCGGCTGGCTACCTATGGTGGCAGCACTGAGGTGGGCGGGGGAGAAGGGGGCTATTACACCCAGGAGCAATACGCCGATATTGTGCAGTACGCTCAGGATCGCTACATCACCATCATTCCCGAGATCGATATGCCCGGCCACACCAACGCCGCCCTGGCCTCCTACCCGGAGCTCAACTGCGATGGGAAAGCGCCGGAACTGTACACCGGCACGGAGGTAGGCTTCAGCACCTTGTGCACGGATAAGGATATTACTTACCAGTTTGTCGACGATGTTGTGCGGGAACTGGCTGCCCTCACGCCCGGGCCTTACTTCCACATCGGCGGAGACGAGTCTCACGTGACCAAAGAGAAAGACTACATTTATTTTGTCAACCGGGTGCAGGATATCGTGCAGGCCCACGGCAAGCAAATGATCGGATGGGACGAGATCACCCTGGCCAGCCTGAAGCCCGGATCGGTAGCGCAGTTCTGGGCCAATGCCGATCACGCCAAAGCCGCAGTTGAGCAAGGCGTAAAAATCATTATGTCGCCGGCGACGAAAGCCTATCTCGATATGCAGTATGACTCTACGACCACACTGGGCCTGCACTGGGCCGCCTACGTCGAAGTGGACAGCGCTTACATCTGGGATCCGGCTGCTTTTGTTGATGGCGTGTCAAAAGAAGACATTCTGGGCATAGAATCCCCTCTGTGGTCAGAGACCGTCACCAATATGGATGAGATCGAGTATTTGGTGTTTCCCCGCCTGGCAGGGCACGCCGAGATCGGCTGGACGCCGGCTTCCGGCAGGAACTGGGAGGAGTATAAAGTACGGCTGGGGCATCACAGGGCACGGTTCGAGGCGATGGGGGTGGATTATTATCCGTCCGCGTTGGTGCCGTGGATGGAGGCGAATGCGGTGAGCGAGGAAAAGCCTTTGAGGGATTAA
- the serA gene encoding phosphoglycerate dehydrogenase produces MKKPYFIIDFDSTFTRIEALDLLAEIVLSHTHPKKRDKILQQIQDITNLGMDGSLDFRSSLTQRLALLQVHKEDIQELAEQLKKQVSPSFLRNQKHLNALRETVYVVSNGFADFITPVIVDYGLLAENVFANEFLYDEEGFVAGFNPDIPLSRSGGKSQVIKNLKLKGDVYVIGDGANDLEIRKAGFANKFYLFTENVEREKVKKEADHIAPSFDEILYELKMSRSLSYPKNRIKVLLLEGVHPAAVELFEKEGYQVEYLETALSEEELCKKIKNVNVLGIRSKTQVTEKAITCARRLINIGAFCIGTNQIDLEACTRHGVAVFNAPFSNTRSVVELALAEIIMLVRNLPDKARAMHNGKWEKSARAAHEVRGKKLGIIGYGNIGSQLSVLAEALGLEVYFYDIADKLALGNARKCDSLDELLSVADIVTLHVDGRPENNRIFGAEQFSKMKDGAIFLNLARGQVVQVEALREAVLSGKVGGCAVDVFPKEPKSNNEPFESELVGLPNTILTPHIGGSTAEAQENIGQFVPNKIVQYINTGSTTGSVNFPNVQLQAVKEAHRLLHIHHNVPNVLAQIDQILGKYNINILGQYLKTNEQIGYVITDVDQAYGEELLDELKKIAPTIWFRVLY; encoded by the coding sequence ATGAAAAAACCGTATTTTATCATCGATTTCGACAGCACCTTCACCCGCATAGAAGCACTGGACCTGCTGGCGGAGATCGTGCTGTCGCATACGCATCCGAAGAAGCGGGACAAAATCCTTCAACAAATTCAGGACATTACGAACCTGGGGATGGATGGCTCGCTGGACTTCCGCAGCTCGCTCACTCAGCGGCTGGCGCTGCTTCAAGTGCACAAGGAGGACATACAGGAACTGGCAGAACAACTGAAGAAGCAGGTCTCCCCTTCTTTCCTGCGCAACCAGAAGCATCTCAATGCCTTGCGGGAAACCGTTTATGTCGTTTCCAACGGCTTTGCGGATTTCATCACGCCCGTAATTGTCGATTACGGCCTGCTGGCGGAAAACGTCTTTGCCAACGAGTTCCTCTACGATGAAGAAGGGTTTGTTGCCGGCTTCAACCCCGATATTCCGCTTTCCCGCAGCGGAGGCAAGTCGCAGGTGATCAAAAATCTAAAACTCAAGGGCGACGTCTATGTCATTGGAGACGGGGCCAACGACCTGGAGATCCGCAAGGCGGGTTTCGCCAATAAATTTTATCTGTTTACCGAAAACGTCGAACGGGAGAAGGTCAAAAAAGAGGCTGACCACATCGCTCCGAGCTTTGACGAAATACTATACGAATTAAAGATGAGCCGCTCACTATCTTATCCGAAGAACCGCATCAAGGTTTTGCTGCTGGAAGGCGTGCACCCGGCCGCTGTGGAGTTGTTTGAAAAAGAAGGATATCAGGTTGAATACCTGGAGACCGCCCTCAGCGAGGAGGAATTGTGCAAAAAGATCAAGAACGTCAATGTGCTGGGCATTCGTTCCAAAACACAGGTCACCGAAAAGGCCATTACCTGCGCCCGGCGGCTGATCAACATCGGCGCCTTTTGCATCGGCACCAACCAGATCGACCTGGAAGCCTGCACCCGGCATGGGGTGGCAGTCTTCAACGCCCCGTTCAGCAATACCCGCTCGGTGGTGGAACTGGCCCTGGCCGAGATCATCATGCTGGTGCGCAACCTGCCGGATAAAGCCCGCGCCATGCACAACGGGAAATGGGAAAAGTCGGCCCGCGCTGCCCACGAGGTGCGGGGCAAAAAGCTGGGCATCATCGGCTATGGCAACATCGGCTCCCAGCTGTCCGTGCTGGCGGAAGCCCTGGGCCTTGAGGTCTACTTCTATGACATCGCCGACAAACTGGCGCTGGGCAACGCCCGCAAATGCGACAGCCTGGATGAACTGCTCTCCGTTGCCGACATCGTAACCCTGCACGTCGACGGCCGCCCGGAGAACAACCGCATCTTCGGCGCAGAGCAGTTTTCCAAAATGAAAGACGGCGCCATCTTCCTCAACCTGGCTCGTGGCCAGGTGGTACAGGTGGAAGCCCTGCGGGAGGCGGTCCTTTCCGGCAAAGTAGGAGGTTGTGCGGTAGATGTTTTCCCCAAAGAGCCCAAGAGCAACAACGAGCCCTTCGAGTCGGAGCTCGTCGGCCTGCCCAACACCATACTGACCCCTCATATCGGCGGCAGCACGGCCGAAGCCCAGGAAAACATCGGCCAGTTTGTGCCCAATAAGATCGTTCAGTACATCAATACGGGCAGCACCACCGGCAGCGTCAACTTCCCCAACGTGCAACTGCAGGCCGTCAAAGAGGCCCACCGCCTGCTGCACATCCACCACAACGTACCCAACGTGCTGGCTCAGATCGACCAAATCCTCGGGAAATACAACATCAATATCCTGGGCCAGTATCTGAAAACCAACGAACAGATCGGCTATGTGATCACCGACGTAGACCAGGCTTACGGAGAGGAACTGCTCGACGAGCTGAAAAAGATAGCGCCAACGATCTGGTTTCGGGTGCTGTATTAG
- a CDS encoding outer membrane lipoprotein-sorting protein — protein sequence MKKTFFLLSALCLMVGLHPMIAQTTAEEIIDSYLEAIGGREQLDAVESVKIVAKGQAQGMELPITMYQKAPGLMRMDMVFQGKEITQMAFDGKEGWSTNFMTMEPEKWDAEQSDIMKGEMDFLNAFLNYKEKGYTIALEGEDEVEGTACYKVKLTKKPVVVDGKEEENLSYYYFDQESMVPIMQEEYAKTGPMKGQASQTYFSDYQEVEGIYFPFNIAQKFQGQTVYDLSIEQMALNVEIEEALFQYPEPAPVESKE from the coding sequence ATGAAAAAGACGTTTTTTCTTCTTTCTGCCCTTTGTTTGATGGTAGGCCTGCATCCTATGATTGCACAGACGACGGCGGAGGAAATTATCGATAGTTACCTGGAAGCGATCGGCGGCCGGGAGCAGTTGGATGCCGTCGAGAGTGTAAAAATTGTGGCCAAGGGCCAGGCCCAGGGCATGGAACTGCCAATTACGATGTACCAGAAGGCGCCAGGCCTGATGCGCATGGATATGGTGTTTCAGGGGAAAGAGATCACTCAGATGGCTTTCGATGGAAAAGAAGGCTGGTCCACCAATTTTATGACCATGGAACCCGAGAAGTGGGACGCCGAGCAGTCTGACATCATGAAAGGCGAAATGGATTTTCTCAATGCTTTTCTCAACTACAAGGAAAAGGGGTACACCATAGCTTTAGAAGGAGAGGATGAAGTGGAGGGCACTGCCTGCTACAAGGTGAAACTGACGAAAAAGCCAGTCGTGGTCGATGGGAAGGAAGAAGAGAACCTGAGCTACTATTATTTTGATCAGGAATCTATGGTGCCGATCATGCAGGAGGAATACGCCAAAACCGGCCCGATGAAGGGGCAGGCTTCGCAAACTTACTTCAGCGATTATCAGGAGGTAGAGGGCATCTATTTCCCCTTTAACATCGCTCAGAAATTCCAGGGACAAACGGTCTACGACCTCTCCATAGAGCAGATGGCCCTGAATGTAGAGATAGAAGAGGCCCTTTTCCAATATCCGGAACCGGCGCCGGTTGAAAGTAAGGAGTAA
- a CDS encoding SulP family inorganic anion transporter, protein MVSNSKTTASSNLFSNLKYDLPASLVVFLVALPLCLGIALASGAPLFSGIIAGIVGGIVVGFASGSQIGVSGPAAGLAVIVLSAIQELGAFEIFLLAVVISGFIQMLLGFAKAGIIGYYFPSSVIKGMLSGIGIIIILKQIPHALGYDKDYEGNLSFVQPDGHNTFSELYYMLDFVSPGAILIALLSLAILILWEQPFIKKRSIFQIIQGPLVVVVAGIFLNLLFQSMPQLALRPDQIVSIPVAESLSGFFGLFTLPDFSQVGNPQIYVVAITIAIVASLETLLCVEATDKLDPQKRVTPTNRELKAQGLGNILSGLVGGLPVTQVIVRSSANIQSGGRSKASAIIHGFILLVAAMAIPHVLNLIPLSSLAAVLFLVGYKLAKPALFKKMYQQGKAQFVPFIVTILAIVFTDLLVGIGLGLVVAIFYVLYNNYKKPYFFYPEKHEEGAPIRFELAEDVTFLNKASILQTLNHLPENSKVIIDATNTVNIDLDVIEIIEDFRQSAHYKNIELEVQGLYDEKKSKDSVRDFAQMVQNSTDPNGKLVLQE, encoded by the coding sequence ATGGTATCCAATTCGAAGACTACTGCAAGTTCAAACTTGTTTTCCAACCTGAAATACGACCTACCCGCCAGCCTCGTCGTCTTTCTTGTAGCCCTGCCGCTCTGCCTCGGCATCGCGCTGGCCTCCGGCGCGCCACTTTTTTCGGGCATCATCGCAGGCATCGTCGGCGGTATTGTCGTCGGTTTTGCAAGCGGCTCCCAGATTGGCGTGAGCGGCCCGGCTGCAGGCCTGGCGGTTATCGTCCTGTCTGCCATTCAGGAACTCGGCGCCTTTGAAATATTTTTGCTGGCTGTGGTTATCTCCGGGTTCATCCAGATGTTGCTGGGTTTTGCCAAAGCAGGCATCATCGGTTATTATTTTCCCTCTTCTGTGATAAAGGGGATGCTGTCGGGCATTGGCATTATCATTATCCTCAAGCAGATTCCACACGCATTGGGGTATGACAAAGACTATGAAGGAAACCTCTCCTTCGTGCAACCGGATGGACACAATACCTTTTCGGAATTGTATTACATGCTCGACTTCGTCAGCCCGGGCGCTATCCTCATAGCCCTTCTGTCTCTGGCCATATTGATCCTGTGGGAACAACCGTTCATAAAGAAGCGCTCCATTTTTCAGATCATTCAGGGGCCTTTGGTTGTTGTCGTGGCCGGTATTTTCCTTAATCTGTTGTTCCAATCTATGCCACAACTGGCCCTTAGGCCCGATCAGATCGTCAGCATACCGGTTGCGGAAAGCCTGAGCGGCTTCTTCGGATTGTTTACCCTTCCTGATTTCAGCCAGGTCGGCAACCCTCAGATATACGTCGTAGCCATCACCATAGCCATAGTAGCCAGCCTGGAGACGCTGCTCTGTGTGGAAGCTACCGACAAACTAGACCCGCAAAAGCGCGTCACTCCGACCAACCGGGAGCTGAAGGCGCAGGGCCTGGGCAATATCCTTTCCGGCCTGGTTGGCGGCCTGCCGGTCACGCAGGTGATCGTCCGCAGTTCGGCCAACATCCAGTCGGGAGGGCGCAGCAAAGCCTCCGCCATCATCCATGGTTTCATTCTGTTGGTTGCCGCAATGGCCATTCCCCATGTCCTGAACCTCATCCCGCTGTCCAGCCTCGCTGCCGTGCTCTTTCTGGTAGGTTATAAACTGGCCAAGCCGGCCCTGTTCAAGAAAATGTATCAGCAGGGCAAAGCTCAGTTCGTGCCCTTTATCGTCACCATTTTGGCCATTGTCTTCACCGACTTGCTGGTAGGAATAGGGCTGGGGCTCGTGGTCGCGATCTTTTACGTGCTGTACAACAACTACAAGAAACCCTACTTTTTCTACCCCGAAAAGCACGAGGAGGGCGCGCCGATCCGCTTCGAACTGGCAGAGGATGTAACCTTCCTCAACAAGGCCAGCATCCTGCAGACCCTCAACCACCTTCCGGAAAACTCGAAGGTTATCATCGACGCCACCAATACCGTCAACATCGACCTGGATGTGATCGAGATCATCGAAGATTTCCGGCAGAGCGCTCATTACAAAAATATCGAGCTGGAGGTACAGGGGCTATACGATGAAAAGAAATCCAAGGATTCGGTCCGGGATTTTGCGCAGATGGTGCAGAACAGCACCGATCCCAATGGCAAGCTGGTTTTGCAGGAATAG
- the kynU gene encoding kynureninase has translation MPYQPTLAYAREQDRKDPLRAYREQFYFPQHNGRDVIYFTGNSLGLQPKSARDALLRELEHWKDYAVEGHFRGEMPWMDYHKFLLPQTAHVVGAKEEEVIVMNTLTTNLHLMMASFYRPTSGRYKIIMEAGAFPSDQYAMESQVRWHGFQPEQAIVEAEPRPGEEYLRTEDIIATIEQHGKETALVMFGGVNYFTGQLFDMKAIAQAARKAGAYAGFDLAHAAGNASLQLHDWGADFAVWCSYKYLNSGPGGPSGAFVHERHGNNPELPRFAGWWGHDEQERFLMRKGFKPMKGAAGWQLSNAQIFGFAVHKASLDIFRQATMPALRAKSEKLTGYLEFLLRQINQEEERFHIITPGRPEARGCQLSIYTPRDGKRLHNYLEENGVISDWREDNLHGGEAEPGQAGVIRVAPAPLYNSFQDVFEFAGLLKEYGKNK, from the coding sequence ATGCCCTACCAACCTACCCTGGCCTACGCCCGGGAACAAGACCGGAAAGACCCTTTGCGCGCCTATCGCGAGCAGTTCTACTTCCCCCAGCACAACGGCCGCGATGTGATCTACTTCACCGGCAACTCCCTTGGCCTGCAGCCCAAAAGCGCCCGGGACGCTCTGCTCCGCGAACTGGAGCACTGGAAGGACTACGCCGTGGAAGGCCACTTCCGGGGAGAGATGCCCTGGATGGACTACCACAAGTTCCTCCTTCCCCAAACGGCCCATGTCGTGGGCGCCAAAGAAGAGGAAGTCATCGTGATGAATACCCTGACCACCAACCTGCACCTGATGATGGCCAGCTTCTACCGGCCTACCTCCGGCCGGTACAAGATCATTATGGAGGCGGGCGCCTTCCCTTCCGACCAGTACGCCATGGAAAGCCAGGTGCGCTGGCATGGCTTCCAGCCGGAACAAGCCATCGTGGAGGCAGAGCCCCGGCCGGGAGAGGAATACCTGCGTACGGAAGACATCATTGCCACCATCGAGCAGCATGGCAAGGAAACGGCCCTGGTCATGTTTGGCGGGGTGAATTATTTTACCGGCCAGCTTTTTGACATGAAGGCCATCGCACAGGCCGCTCGCAAGGCCGGCGCCTACGCCGGTTTCGACCTGGCCCACGCCGCCGGCAATGCCTCCCTGCAATTGCACGACTGGGGCGCCGATTTTGCCGTGTGGTGCAGCTATAAATACCTCAATTCCGGCCCGGGCGGCCCCAGCGGCGCCTTTGTCCACGAGCGCCACGGCAACAATCCGGAACTGCCCCGCTTTGCCGGCTGGTGGGGGCACGACGAGCAGGAGCGCTTCCTCATGCGCAAGGGCTTTAAACCGATGAAAGGCGCAGCGGGCTGGCAGTTGAGCAACGCCCAAATCTTTGGCTTTGCCGTGCATAAAGCCAGCCTCGACATCTTCCGCCAGGCCACTATGCCTGCCCTGCGCGCCAAGAGCGAAAAGCTGACCGGCTACCTGGAGTTCCTGCTCCGGCAGATCAACCAGGAGGAAGAGCGCTTCCATATCATCACGCCCGGCCGCCCGGAAGCCCGCGGCTGCCAGTTGTCCATCTATACTCCCCGCGACGGGAAACGCCTGCACAACTACCTGGAGGAAAATGGCGTGATCAGCGACTGGAGGGAGGATAACCTGCACGGTGGAGAAGCCGAACCCGGGCAAGCCGGCGTGATCCGCGTGGCCCCGGCGCCTCTGTACAACAGCTTCCAGGATGTCTTTGAATTTGCCGGCCTTTTGAAGGAATACGGAAAAAACAAATGA
- a CDS encoding toxin-antitoxin system YwqK family antitoxin, which yields MSRNFAFICCTLTLLSACQSKIEQVEAEDSYGYTEKYERKKADFAKHGLYEKFTADGKKLEEAHYTNDTLNGMRVLYYENGDTQVVETHRMGIFDGPFRAFYDSGELEIEGQYEANVMYGEWKRYYPNGQLMEVVTFAENAENGPFVEYYKNGNKKAEGTYRNGEENGLLKKFSLAGEHIRSMNCEDGICRTIWKADNADELEAEAEKENR from the coding sequence ATGTCCCGGAATTTTGCCTTTATTTGTTGCACCCTAACGCTACTGTCGGCCTGCCAGAGCAAGATCGAACAGGTGGAAGCGGAAGATAGTTACGGATACACCGAAAAGTACGAGCGCAAAAAGGCGGACTTCGCCAAACACGGCCTGTATGAGAAGTTCACCGCCGATGGGAAGAAGCTCGAGGAAGCCCATTATACCAACGACACCCTGAACGGCATGCGCGTTCTGTACTACGAGAACGGAGACACCCAGGTGGTGGAGACCCACCGGATGGGCATCTTCGACGGGCCCTTTCGGGCTTTTTACGACAGTGGCGAGCTGGAAATCGAAGGGCAGTATGAGGCCAATGTCATGTATGGCGAGTGGAAGCGCTATTACCCCAATGGACAATTGATGGAAGTAGTTACCTTTGCCGAGAACGCCGAGAACGGCCCTTTCGTGGAATACTACAAAAACGGCAACAAAAAAGCGGAAGGCACCTACCGGAACGGCGAGGAAAACGGCCTGCTGAAAAAATTCAGCCTGGCCGGCGAGCACATTCGCTCTATGAACTGCGAGGACGGCATCTGCCGCACCATCTGGAAGGCAGACAATGCGGATGAACTGGAGGCGGAGGCGGAAAAGGAAAATAGATAA
- the porQ gene encoding type IX secretion system protein PorQ, whose protein sequence is MSALILAFAAHSAAAQIGGLNTYEFLNLSPSARVSALGGNLITVRDDDANLALANPSLLNESMHQQLAFSHSFHVAGISHGYASYAHHFSKAGLTGHAGVQYISYGTFDQTDELGNKLGTFKAAEYAINAGASKQVYDRLALGANLKAITSQLEGYSSFGLAADLAGVYFDTASNFTATIVFRNVGTQLTTYQEDNPEPLPFEIQLGLSKRLRYLPFRFSIIYRHFNRWNILYDDPNAEPSTLFFGEVNTERSKSSIWFDNFFRHFVFNGEFLFGKKDNFRLRFGYNHFMRKELSVDNFGSLAGFSFGAGIKVNRFRIDYGYSAFHLGGGLNHFGVSTNLQEFKR, encoded by the coding sequence ATGAGCGCCCTGATTCTGGCCTTCGCCGCTCACTCCGCCGCCGCCCAGATCGGCGGCCTCAACACCTACGAGTTTCTCAACCTCTCCCCCTCAGCCCGGGTTTCCGCTTTAGGCGGCAACCTCATCACTGTGCGCGACGACGACGCCAACCTCGCGCTGGCCAACCCATCCCTGCTCAACGAAAGCATGCACCAGCAGTTGGCCTTCAGCCACAGCTTCCACGTGGCGGGCATCAGCCACGGATACGCCAGTTATGCCCACCATTTCAGCAAAGCGGGCCTGACGGGGCACGCCGGCGTTCAGTACATCAGCTACGGTACTTTCGACCAGACCGACGAACTGGGCAATAAGCTGGGCACCTTCAAAGCCGCCGAATATGCCATCAATGCCGGGGCGAGCAAGCAGGTGTACGACCGCCTCGCTCTGGGCGCCAACCTCAAGGCCATCACCTCTCAACTGGAAGGCTACTCCTCCTTCGGCCTGGCCGCCGACCTGGCGGGGGTGTACTTCGATACTGCCAGCAACTTCACCGCCACGATAGTCTTTCGCAACGTCGGCACCCAACTAACCACCTATCAGGAGGACAACCCGGAGCCGCTTCCCTTTGAAATACAGCTGGGCCTTTCCAAGCGCCTGCGCTACCTGCCATTCCGCTTTTCCATCATCTACCGCCACTTCAACCGCTGGAACATCCTCTACGACGACCCCAACGCGGAACCTTCCACCCTCTTCTTCGGGGAGGTAAACACTGAGCGCAGCAAAAGCAGCATCTGGTTCGACAACTTCTTCCGCCACTTCGTCTTCAACGGCGAATTCCTCTTCGGCAAGAAGGACAACTTCCGCCTGCGCTTCGGCTACAACCACTTCATGCGCAAAGAACTCTCGGTCGACAACTTTGGCAGCCTGGCGGGCTTTTCCTTCGGCGCGGGCATCAAGGTCAACCGTTTCCGGATAGACTACGGCTACTCGGCCTTTCATCTGGGGGGCGGGCTGAATCATTTTGGGGTGTCGACGAATTTGCAGGAGTTTAAGCGGTAG